A portion of the Platichthys flesus chromosome 7, fPlaFle2.1, whole genome shotgun sequence genome contains these proteins:
- the nmnat1 gene encoding nicotinamide/nicotinic acid mononucleotide adenylyltransferase 1, which yields MESRGVTSVVLLACGSFNPITNMHLRLFELARDHLEDTGQYKVVSGIISPVGDGYKKKGLIEASHRLEMARLATENSDWITLGSWEGTQPDWVETVEVIRHHQEKLLETQQNCDETDTVKRTKKRRIENRYEASSHQKRRDGPQVMLLCGADVLESFGVPNLWKEEDIDEIVGRYGLVCITRSGNDPHKFIHKSDVLWKHRRNIHLVHEWVTNDISATHMRRALRRGQSVRYLLQDAVVSYIQQNNLYSAESEQKNADVVLAPLQRYLEASSS from the exons ATGGAGTCTCGTGGTGTAACCTCAGTGGTCCTGCTGGCCTGCGGCTCCTTCAACCCCATCACCAACATGCACCTGAGGTTGTTTGAATTGGCTCGAGATCATCTGGAAGACACAG GTCAGTACAAGGTGGTGAGCGGGATCATCTCTCCTGTGGGCGATGGCTATAAAAAGAAGGGTTTGATTGAGGCCTCCCACCGTCTGGAAATGGCCAGATTGGCCACAGAGAACTCAGACTGGATCACCCTTGGTTCCTGGGAGGGCACTCAGCCTGATTGGGTGGAGACAGTCGAGGTGATTCG GCATCACCAGGAGAAACTGCTCGAGACACAGCAGAACTGCGATGAGACGGACACAGTCAAACGCACCAAAAAAAGACGAATAGAAAATCGTTATGAAGCTTCATCTCATCAGAAAAGGAGAG ACGGCCCTCAGGTGATGTTGCTGTGTGGGGCTGACGTCCTGGAGTCCTTTGGGGTCCCCAATctgtggaaggaggaggacatcGATGAGATCGTGGGCCGCTACGGTCTGGTCTGCATCACTCGTTCTGGCAACGATCCGCACAAGTTCATCCACAAGTCGGACGTGCTGTGGAAGCATCGCAGAAACATCCACTTGGTCCACGAGTGGGTGACCAACGACATCTCTGCCACTCACATGCGTCGGGCGCTTCGTCGAGGTCAGAGCGTCAGGTACCTGTTGCAAGACGCTGTGGTGAGCTACATTCAACAGAACAACCTCTACAGTGCAGAGAGCGAGCAGAAAAACGCTGATGTGGTTCTTGCACCGCTTCAGAGATACTTGGAGGCGTCCTCGAGCTGA
- the LOC133957184 gene encoding nicotinamide/nicotinic acid mononucleotide adenylyltransferase 1-like → MKCPSVTSVVLLACGSFNPITNMHLRMFELARDHLEDTDGPRVMLLCGADFLESFGVPNLWKEEDIEEIVGDYGLVCITRTGYNPYKFIHKSDVLWKHRRNIHLVHERVTNDISATHMHRALRRGQSSGNLLPDAVVSYIQQNNLYSAESEQKNADVVLEPLQRNSGDTRAEGFTAAAARTEV, encoded by the exons ATGAAGTGTCCCAGTGTAACCTCAGTGGTCCTGCTGGCCTGCGGCTCTTTCAACCCCATCACCAACATGCACCTGAGGATGTTTGAACTGGCTCGAGATCATCTGGAAGACACAG ACGGCCCTCGGGTGATGTTGCTGTGTGGGGCTGACTTCCTGGAGTCCTTTGGGGTCCCCAATctgtggaaggaggaggacatcGAGGAGATTGTGGGTGACTACGGTCTGGTCTGCATCACTCGCACTGGCTACAACCCGTACAAGTTCATCCACAAGTCGGACGTGCTGTGGAAGCATCGCAGAAACATCCACTTGGTCCACGAGCGTGTGACCAACGACATCTCCGCCACTCACATGCATCGGGCGCTTCGTCGAGGTCAGAGCAGCGGGAACCTGTTGCCAGACGCCGTGGTGAGCTACATTCAACAGAACAACCTCTACAGTGCAGAGAGCGAGCAGAAAAACGCTGATGTGGTTCTTGAACCGCTTCAGAGAAACTCAGGGGACACCCGAGCTGAGGGATTTACTGCTGCGGCTGCGAGAACAGAAGTGTGA
- the rbp7a gene encoding retinoid-binding protein 7a, whose amino-acid sequence MPPSLCGSWDTFSNVNFEGYMIALGISPCLRKIAMKQKLRKVIEQQGDQFIIKTLSPLRNYTVSFRVGQELEEFTKGLDNRHIKSLVTWEGNKLVCEQIGEKKNRGWTHWIEDNKLHLELYCEGEVCKQVFKKNASE is encoded by the exons ATGCCTCCCAGCCTCTGTGGCTCATGGGACACCTTCAGCAATGTCAACTTTGAGGGCTACATGATTGCACTGG GCATCAGCCCTTGCTTAAGGAAGATTGCTATGAAGCAGAAGCTGAGGAAGGTGATTGAGCAGCAGGGAGACCAGTTCATCATCAAAACGCTCAGCCCCCTCCGAAACTACACCGTCTCCTTCCGAGTGggccaggagctggaggagttcACCAAGGGGCTGGACAACAGACACATCAAG TCACTGGTGACATGGGAGGGCAATAAACTGGTGTGTGAACAGATCGGAGAGAAGAAGAACCGCGGCTGGACTCACTGGATTGAAGACAACAAGCTACATCTG GAGTTGTACTGTGAAGGAGAGGTTTGCAAGCAGGTTTTTAAGAAGAATGCGTCGGAgtga